In the Octopus bimaculoides isolate UCB-OBI-ISO-001 chromosome 7, ASM119413v2, whole genome shotgun sequence genome, gctggccttgtgccaatatttgaaaccaatattaaaaagctaattagaaataattacgcAGTAAAGGAGATAGATACAAAATCAACTACAAATTGGCATaggaaattatgtacattacagTAAATACCTACTTAATGATTATCTCCTTACTATTCTAAGAAAGCTATTCTTTAGTGAGGTAGTATATTAAGAACAAATGTAACCAACTTTATCACCTGTACTTGCtagaacaatagaaataatattgcCTTTTATCCCACTGCAGTTATAGCTAATAATTTTTCTGTTctcattacattaaatattttaacactaattaaattattgtttttcataCAGACGGCATCTTTGAACATTTTATTCTCTAatctataaacaaaagtaaaatattaaaacttcTCAGTATTATGACAACACTAAGTGACTTCCTAATCGATGTTGACTTTCAGATATAGGCATCACTGAATGGCTGAGAAATTTACTccccaatcatatggtttcaggttcaatccaaaTTTGCAAGCACCTTGAGCCTCAtgctgaccaaatctttgtgaatggatttgatcaatggaatttgaaagaaatcccacatatgtatgtaagtgtgaatgtgtgtgtgtgtgtatgtttgaatctccttgttttgacatcacttTGCAGTGATGTAAaagagtatcactgtcatacaagtggcattcttcatttcttatcttctgtaggaacatgtttggccatggggaaatattacattgtttggaaataggtgagggttggcaacagaaataACATCCACCGTAGTAAAATCTGCCTTAATGAATTCTGTCTggcccatgcaagaatggaaaagtaaatgttgaagatgatgattatattatAGTTGACAATGAAATCAGCAGGGAATTTATCATGTCTAGGCAGGTGTCTATCAAGGCTTAGTTACTCTCTCACTCTAATTAATATAATTCTCCAACCTATAACAGAGGAGACCAAGAGTGGCTGTCCATGGAAACTTCTACATACTGAAGACCTACCTCTTAAGTCTGTGAAAGacttaaaagacaaacaaacatagaatTGAGGGAACAAAGTTTTAGAAAGTAGAAAAGCAAATTTTTTCTAAAATGAGGGAAGTAGGTGTGCttaataagcagaaaatggatgAGATGCAAACTACGAATGCACAAGAGGTGCATTAGGATCACAGGCAGTCTGATGGTGAATAAAGACTTtgatgcaatcatcatcatcatttagcctcTGTTTTTCTATTCTGGGTCAGACAGTCTGACTGGGACTGgtagctggagagctgcaccagacaccagtctggttttgcttgatttctacagctggatgcccttcctaacaccaactactccaacagtgtagtgagtgctttttacattccactggcatgggtggctttcatgtgtcaccagcactgatTTCACTGGGTTAGACTTGTCTCTTCAAGCAaagcaaattgccaaaggtcatgatcacttgtcattgcttctgtaatacaacagtaaaataaattcttttcaatGCTAAGGAGTTCTATAGAAGTAGTCGATAACTACTGTTATTTAGGCAACTTGATCAGAAGTGGAGGAAGATGAACTGAAGATATAGTAGCCAGAATATGGGTAAGGCAGGAAATGGTCTAGGAGCAATCACCTTTGCTGACAACAAAAGGATTCTTCTTTGAGTAAAGAGTAGACTGTATTGCTTGTATATGAAGTGAAATGCTGTACAATGATGAAAAATGGATACTAAATGCAAAAGGTATGTAAAGATTGGAGAGAAATGAATAGGCATGCTCTACTGGATAAACTAGGTCTAAAAGTTATCATTTGTGATGTGTAAGTACAAAGGTTGCATTGTTACAGACATTTAATGTCTATGGATGATAACAGATAGGCAAAAAAGTGGCAAAAGATCCAAACGGATAGAAACTGTAGAAGAGAGAGACTAAGGAAGGTATGGGTAGAGGTAATAAAACCTATTCACAAGATGTTGGACCTTacaaagatgacaaaggaatgcaacaaatgaagaaatacaGTGTTTGAAATGACCCATCCAACCCAAGCAGTCACatgaaagcagatgtaaaaatgatgatgctgataaatatttaattaactctAAAAAAGTGAAACACTGGCCCAACACATATCCATTGAATTGTTAAGGCAATTATTTTACTTTCGATCATTCACTATGGCAAATGTTCCAATTCATGGGCCAAAGAATTTGGTTGATCCAAGTTTATTAGACAATTTGAATGCTTACCATTCAAGAAGTTCATGTAAATGAAGAAAACGATTCCGGTATTCTTTTGGGAGTTCAAAATGTGATTGCATTGGAAACATTGAttcaaaaaaatcatttaaaatagcTTTGACCTAgaaggaaaaaaacgaaaaagaaatcaGTAAATTGGTAACATATTTTGCTTGTATAGTTAAAGTGAATGTTTTTATGAATCACAATGATACAGTGTCTATATCTGGTTTCTGTTGTTTTGTGTGGATTAATGAATGCGAGACAAATCGTGCCAGTCACTAGAGTGAACATCAGTTCATTGTTGGCAGATGCTGCAGAAGGAATTGATTTCCCCATTGAAAACCAATGGATCAATTAACTGCACAGTGCTCCAGCTGCTGCTGCCAACAACAATGAATTATATCAGCTGTGatacatatttaaaatcaaatgtTTTTACTATCGAGCAGAACAATGACAATACAAACTACCAAACTATTAGCTGGTTGCTCAGTTGTCCTGCCAGCTTGTCCATTTATACTTTAAATTGCAAGAATAGCTTTTACTGGAAGTGACAATAACCTTGCTCCTATTAATACATGATTTGCTAAAACTTCAGCCAAAGCCAATTGAATAATTGGAATATTCTTCAAAATGTGGCCATCACATACTATATCAAAAGGTTACAGTCAGTCCTTGGCAGACGTATTTATTATTACTCTAGTGTGAGACATTTAGCAGTTGATAGTAACAAGGAAATGGAGAATACAACCTTATAGTATAGGCAATGGAAGTAGATTAAAACTGATGAGTATTTTGCTACTTAagagtgctgagttcaaatcttgcaataGACAAAACCTCTGAGACTGGCCTTGTCAACCAGATAAATTGTTTTGCAACAGACACCATGGTTGCTTGGATAAAATAAAGTCCTTCTTGTCTACAAATGCAGACATTTTTCAGACACAAGTAATAATATACTCAAGAAACAAATAGTTAAGTGTATATTTTGGATATACACTAATATCtagaattcagattactctgccaaatgcaatgcatttttattcacattgttttgaattaatcatgcattatctcatggtTTTGGGATATCGATGgtgtaatttattttttgaattacattgtagggtaggtgtgagagggcagatctggtcagtttgaacataaaactggtacaATATTTGGGTCGGATATGGATGGTCTAactgttaaagggttaaaatagatGGTAAAAAGTGTCTGAGTTAATGTAATTATAATGGACAGATATAACCAATACATTAACAAAAGAACCATTCTGCAAGAATATAGCACGGCTATGTAGTTAAGCAGCTTACTTCACATCCATATGGTTTGGATTCAGTctgactgcatggcaccttgagcaagtgtcatcaactatagccccaggttaaccaaaaatttcattgatggaaactgaaagaaatctattaggcattcttttatgtgtttcagtcatttgactatggctatgctggagcattgccttataattgaagaaattgaccccaggacttaaagcctggtacttattctatcagtttcttttgctaaactgccaagttatggggacataaacacaccaacattggtgtcAAGCAATTGTGGCAGGAAcaaacacacaactatatatatatatatatatatatatacaatgggcttcttgcacccactacactctctgagtggttggcgttaggaagggcatccagctgtagaaactctgccaaattagattggagcctggtgttgccatccggtttcaccagtcctcaatcaaatcgtccaacccatgctagcatggaaagcggacgttaaacgatgatgatgatgatgatgaaatccactcacatggctttggtcgggtacctgcccaaggtgctacacagagggactgaacccagaaccatgtggatggaaatatatatttataatttatgcaGACAATTTTAATACCAAAATTTGGTTGAGAGTATGGGTGTCAAGGATTTTATCAAATTTAGTATGGTTGATAATTCATAGTTGCAAGGACTGTAGCAGATGAAGGAACTTCAtaatattatcagtagtagtaatgACTACAAAAAATAGTGCCATTTCAGTTTATAAAACCCAGAAGTTTAATGTACTTACCATTTTGGCTTCTGCCATTGAATGGTCGATATTATCATTTAGGCAGATGAACTTTCtgcaattaaaatacaaaaacaaacattagaaTAGAATAAGTAATTTTCTTGTAATATCATACAAGGATTCTTCAGCGACAAGGAATTGAGTATGGAGACAAAATATCAGGAGTACAAATGCTATACTCGGATATGAAGACATTATCAGAAAGCAATTCATTTTGGGAATGCTAAGTAATATTGAGAAACAGTAGCCATAAAGGACAAAATGTTAGGGAACTTACCATTCATATCACTTACTATTGTCATGAAGAAGATGTAATAAATCTGTTTGCTTCATTTCAGTTTGTTTAGCTGATAATAAATCTCATACTTACTTCATGACTGGAGAAAAAACACACTCACCAATGGAAGCAATGTAGATATTTactaaaaaattgaaaaaaaaaaaaaaaaaaaaacccatccagACTAGCATGGATAAAATAAGAGTGATCagcataattaataaataaatagaaaaataaaaataagagactAACTTCGGATGTTTGCGAATGTCATCGAGCTGTGCAACAACTAATGAAATGTTGGTCTTTATCATTTTGAAAGCAATTTCTCCATCTCCACTTGTCACATGTCTGGGCAAGAAAAAACAAAGATTCAAACATTACAAATGGTTTACAAACTTTTCAATGATTGAAATACCTATNNNNNNNNNNNNNNNNNNNNNNNNNNNNNNNNNNNNNNNNNNNNNNNNNNNNNNNNNNNNNNNNNNNNNNNNNNNNNNNNNNNNNNNNNNNNNNNNNNNNNNNNNNNNNNNNNNNNNNNNNNNNNNNNNNNNNNNNNNNNNNNNNNNNNNNNNNNNNNNNNNNNNNNNNNNNNNNNNNNNNNNNNNNNNNNNNNNNNNNNNNNNNNNNNNNNNNNNNNNNNNNNNNNNNNNNNNNNNNNNNNNNNNNNNNNNNNNNNNNNNNNNNNNNNNNNNNNNNNNNNNNNNNNNNNNNNNNNNNNNNNNNNNNNNNNNNNNNNNNNNNNNNNNNNNNNNNNNNNNNNNNNNNNNNNNNNNNNNNNNNNNNNNNNNNNNNNNNNNNNNNNNNNNNNNNNNNNNNNNNNNNNNNNNNNNNNNNNNNNNNNNNNNNNNNNNNNNNNNNNNNNNNNNNNNNNNNNNNNNNNNNNNNNNNNNNNNNNNNNNNNNNNNNNNNNNNNNNNNNNNNNNNNNNNNNNNNNNNNNNNNNNNNNNNNNNNNNNNNNNNNNNNNNNNNNNNNNNNNNNNNNNNNNNNNNNNNNNNNNNNNNNNNNNNNNNNNNNNNNNNNNNNNNNNNNNNNNNNNNNNNNNNNNNNNNNNNNNNNNNNNNNNNNNNNNNNNNNNNNNNNNNNNNNNNNNNNNNNNNNNNNNNNNNNNNNNNNNNNNNNNNNNNNNNNNNNNNNNNNNNNNNNNNNNNNNNNNNNNNNNNNNNNNNNNNNNNgagagagagagagagagagaggggggggggagagagagagagagtaagaaaaagaaaaaaaagagatgaaagagagaaaaagaaagtgaaactaCAAGAGATGTGTTGGCAGCTTGTGATaactatagaatatataaattgaGGAAAGCATTTCAAGTATTGTTGAAGACTAAGGGCAGATTAAGCCAAACATGAAGAAATATGGTAGCTAGTAGGTTTTTAATGTTAGAATACATGGACACAAAAGAAAAGCGAAAACAAAGCAATGAAATCATGTAAAATGTACATGTTTCTACATATTAACATGGAAACAAATTGCTTGTATGTGttttagcagccaaatctctcttgaaCCACACCCAACCATCTTAaaagaaggaaggacacattggagaAAAGAACATATTAGGTAGACTTGGTAGGAAAATTTTTCACCATAGGTCTGCTTAATGAGGTTTACTTCgtgtttaacaacaacaacaacaaaacacacaaattgAGTATTTGACCTTCACGTCTTACCAAGATCTGCAAGAGCTGGtttaatgaacaaaataaaaaattttttttatggttttggagaacaaaatgtaaagaacttGCATCATATAAGGATGACAGTAAAGTCAAAAAAGAATTACAGCATTAGTGAAGCAGGATTGCAGTTTGTAGAAGCTGCACAGAagtgttactatagcaacaatgCAAGCAGTTTAACAGTGTAAATATAATATTACTTAAAATAACTACTTACCATATTGATTTCATAGTATTTTTCAGTTGAATCTCttactttacttttattttttgatgaCAGTACtgaagatggtgatgattctgatgatgatgatgaaaatgattttgagcagtttataaaaatattttcaagtttcaGCAATGTCTGCAATAGAAACACGAtattgataaatgaaaataacaaacacaaggaaatacaaataaataattcatgGCATGTGGCCTAGTCTTTTGATTTGGTTTGTGATGGGTTTGATTTGTGGACAGGGCAGTGCATTGTTGATATtgggcaaggcacttcatttcatgttgtggaggcatgtggcttagtggttagagtgttggacttctgttcataagattatggtttcaattcctgggccaggtgatgcattatgttcttgaacaaaacgcttcctttcacattgctccagtccactcaactggcaaaaatgaacaaTTCTGTGATAGACTAGCGTCCCATCGAGGTGGGGAATTTATGTGCcatggaaaccagcccttatgaattGGCATAActcaagaaaatgaaagtaaaatgaacAAATACTTACATTTAAGTCTAATGGAAGATCAAACAATCTTGTAGCTAAAGTTCTGATTTCACGATCCGAGAGAATACtgaaggtaaaaagaaaagagtatataatatatacagatgcatacttaacttatatgcatatattacaactAACTCCATAAGCCAACTTA is a window encoding:
- the LOC128248384 gene encoding N-acetylglucosamine-1-phosphotransferase subunits alpha/beta-like; the encoded protein is MIKTNISLVVAQLDDIRKHPKKFICLNDNIDHSMAEAKMVKAILNDFFESMFPMQSHFELPKEYRNRFLHLHELLEWQKYRNWLRFWTYLTLIILVMLALLSFCSDRIESWHRRFLHRRSTSRNVSRQSSTKKKSSKTSTARQEPQN